The sequence CACGGACGCGCTCACGGCACAGGCGGAGCCCTGGGATGCCATGGACAAGGGAGCCTTCCCGTTCCCGGAGTACTTCCCTCTCTACCGGGTGACCTACAAGGCATCGGTCGCCTACACCGGAGTCACTGGCCGGGTTCGCATCGAGAAGGTCACCAGCGTTGCCCAGGGAGGCGAAAGCGGAGTCTCGGGAGCCACGGTGCACAACTCCCTGAGTGGTCGCGATGCGATCGACGCGCATCCAGCCCTCTCGATCACTGACATCTACAATCTGACCAACGGGGCCCTCCTCAAGAAGATCTCCACCGGAGTCGTGGCGGCCACGGCCGCGGATCTCCCGGCGCACGCATCGCGCCACCATTACGGCGGATCCGATGCGCTGACAGGGCAATCCATCGGAGGACTCCGCGTATCGGACAAGCCGACATTCGCAGGACTGATCTCAAAGGTGACTGGAACAGCTACCGACATCGATTTCTACAGCCTGGGCGGATACCGGCAGATGTCGTTTCGATGGAGCGACACGTCACAGCAACTTGAACTCTTCTCCTCGAACGATACTGGAGTAGCTCGCGCGAATCGGATGCTGATTCCGCGCTCGTCATCTTCGCCGGTTTCGATCCTTCTTGGATTGACAGTTACTGGCACGACGACTCTTGACACGTCTCTCTCTGGGATGCTGAAGGCTACAGCCGGAGTTGTTTCGGCTGCAAGCGCAAGCGATCTTCCGCTTCATGCTTCTCGTCACCACTCTGGGGGGTCTGATCCACTGGCTGGCCAGTCGATCGCAGGACTCCTCACCAATAGCGTCCCAACATTTGCTGGACTCAACCTGAAGGTTTCTGGAACAGCAGCCGATCTCAACTACCAAAGCTTGGCTGGTGTTCGCCAAATGTCTGTCCGTTGGAGCGACGCGTCGCAACAGATCGAGGTATTCTCTTCGAATGATGCTGGTGGATCGCGTTCTAATCGAATGCTGATTCCGAGAGCAGATGCATCTCCAGTTCAGATCCTTCTTGGCTTAAAGATCACTGGCACAACGACTCTCGATACCAGTTTGACGGGGATGTTGAAGGCTACGGCCGGAGTCGTGTCAGTTGCCGGCGCATCCGACCTTCCTGCGCACGCCTCACTCCACCAGTGGGATGGAGCAGACCCGATCCAGGGGCAACTCCTGCTTGGGCTTCGCGCGCACGAAACTCCATCATTTGGAGGGATCCAGAGCGGATCTGTAACTGGATATTTACCTATCCGCGGAAATACTGGCGTAGAAATCGCAAGGTTCAACGCTGATGGATTTATTAGCTATGGCGATATTACGCTAAGTGGCGACTTATCAATCGCAAATCTTAGCGGAGTTCTTTATGCGGCAAATGGAAGAGTTAGAGTAGCGATTGGAGCTGATCTTCCTGCGCATACGCATTACACGACAGATGTATCCGAAGGAACAAATCTCTGGTTCACATACCAACGAGCCCGTGATGCGATAAGCGGAAGCCATCCAATGTCAGTGGTTAATGGCGTTGTTTTGCACGCAGACACTGATGGATATAGGCACGTTCCGGCAAATGGTACAACAAATAGCGGAAAGTTCCTTGTATCTGGCGGATCGGCTGGATCATACACATGGGAAACAATCGCGGCAGGAAGCCTACCGGTTCACGCATTCAGACACCATTACAATGGATCTGACCCGCTTGCTGGGCAGTCGATTGCAGGTCTACTTATATCTAGCTCTCCTGAGTTTGCTGGATTGAAGATTGGGTCGATAAGTGGAATCTTGAAGGCGACGGCAGGAGTTGTTGGCGTTGCTAGCGCAAGTGATATTCCAGATCATGCTGGAAGTCATTACTGGGATGGTGGAGACTCTATTCAAGGACAGAGCCTGGCTGGCCTTCTTCCATCATCTAGCCCTGCTTTTGCTGGACTGACCGTTGGATCGCTTACCGGAATGATTAAGGCTACGGCTGGCGTACTAAGTGTTGCTAGTGGAAGCGACATTCCTGACCATGGATCTCGCCATCATTATACTGGAGCAGATCCTATTACTGGTCAATTGCTTTCTGGACTTCTTGTGACGAGCACGCCAAGATTTAATGGGGTTAACCTACAGGGAGCAACATCAGATTATTCCAGCCTTCGCTTCTATGATAATTCAGGAGTTCTAAAGCATCAGATATTTAGGGCATCAAACTCAAATGGCGGAGTATTATCGATAGTTGGGGCTTCCTTAACGGACTATAGGATTACTATCCCATCGCTTGGAACGCTTCCAATCGAAATCGATGGAGGTATGAAGTTTTTCAGCGGAGATCTAACGCTAAATACTTCGCTGAATGGGATGCTGAAGGCTACATCGGGTCTTGTCGGAATTGCTGGAGAGTCTGATCTTCCAGGAGGACCATACCTTCCTCTTGCTGGCGGAAAGCGAATCAGCGGGTGGGTCGCCTTTGATGCTGTGCTTTATGCCACAGACTCGATAGGGTTTTCAGGATACACAATGGGTCAGCTTGGAATGGAATTGTATACCGCATATTCCATCTATGGAGACGTCCAGTATACGATTGAATCTCCAACTAACATCGATAATGTTGTCAGCTTTGAGAGCAAGGGAACTTTCAAATTCAAGCCAAAGCTGTTTTCGTCAGGCTTCGAACTACCCGTGCTCGGGGCGCAAGAAGTCATCATGCTGGTTGGGGATACGGGTGCTGACAACCCGTACTACTGGTACACGGCGACTCAGAACGTGAGGTATCGAGATGGAGGGGCTACCGTAAGCGTGTCTGCTGGCGGGAACGCCATCAACGTGGACGCCAGGGGCAAGTGCATGATTCTTGTCGGGCCAACGACAAACTCCTCAGACCAATGCTCCCTCTACATCGTTTGAGGGTATATTTCCGGGAAGGAGGGATCTCATGCCACAGATCAGCGTCAACTTGGACCAGACCACCCACGACCTATTACAGGCGGAGGCCCACCAGCTCGGAGTCTCCCTGGAGGAGGTCGCTTTTGGTGACCGTCCCGTGAAGGATGTCGCCAGGGAGAAGCTTCACCAGGCGCTTTCCCGCGATTTCGATGCTGGAAAGATCCCGTCCGAACTGGTCGCTTCTGCCATCGCCTTCGGGCTGAAGGTAAAGGCTGACCGCGAGCAGTCCAAAGCCAAGGGAGTTGTCTGATGAGCAATATCCTCCAAGGGCTCACCAACGAGAAGGCCAGCCAGATCGTCATCGCCATGAGCATGATGACCGGGCCAGGGGCGGAAAGCCGTATTGAGTTCGTGGCTGAGCTCCGCAAGCGGTCGCTGGCCAAGACCCTCGACAAGGACATCGTGGTCACCCGCCGCGTGGCGACCGACTTCCGCAACGGCATCATGTCCGGAGTCCAGGAGAAGGGCCGTACCGACATGGAGGCCGCCTTGCTTCTGGAAGTGGCATCCACGTTGGGAATCCGGTCCTGGATCAAACTCCCCCAGGCAGAGGAAGCCAAGGACGAGTTCGACCCGCCAGAAAACATCCCATTCGACGGAGCTGAATAATGACTCAGGCCCAACAGAAACAGGTTTCGGTCGCAACTCTTGTCACGATTTGCACCCTGTTGGGCGGAGTCGCCGGGGGAATCCTCACCGCCTATAAAATCGGTGACGATCGGTACACGCGCAATGAGGTGACCGCCCAGATCAAGGAAAAGCTCGACAATCTGGAGAAGGGGCAGGATCGTCTCGAAAAGAAGATTGATATGCTTTCCCAACCACTTGCACACAAGGCGGACTGACCATGCTTCTCGAACTTCTCAAGAAGGCCACATCGACGGTTGCTCAACCAGCCGCCAGCGAGTGCAAGAGTTTCGACTCGCGCGAGAAGGGACTCCGCTCCGTTCATTCCGTGAAGACCTTCACGATCGCCGGTCCGAATACCGGGACCTGGTCGGCAACGGTTGTCGTCGGAAGTACTCCGGACGGCAAGGGGTGGAGACCAACCACCAAGACCTACATCATCTCGAACTCGACTCCTGCGGTTGATGATGCTCTGGACATTGCTGCCGACAACTGGGGAGCCTGGATCACCGCGTACTCCGGCGATGCAAATGTGCTCGGTTCCAATGGATGGCAGGGGATCAACGTGATGGTAGAGGCGTAATCATGGGAACCCCATGGCTTCAGCCGACTCAGGATCCCTCCACCAACACCACCCGGTTCGATGGGGAGGTAGAGGTCGCCGGAGTAGTCACCGATTCCCTTGGCTGGCCAGCATTCCGCGACCGGTACGAGCTGAATTTCCCGACGCTCGCAGATACCGACGTCTGGACAACGGAAAAATTTCTGACCGCGTATCAAAACGGGGCAGTTCAGACGATCGTGATCCCAGCCAACACGTTCACAGCCAACACCATTGGACGCACGCTGAATTTCGTCTTCGATCTCGGGCTCCAATTTGTGCTCCCAACTGACGCGCTCGCCATGAAAATCTACGCGAACGGCGCTTTGCTGGGATCCGTCGGAATCAATCTGAGGCAAACTGCGAACCTGCCGAGCGGACGCGCTCACATCCTGAAAATCGATGCATCATTCATGCAAACTGGATGGACGGCAGGAACCACCTCAGCATCGGGCCGATTCCATGGGAAAAACTCGCTCTATCCGCAGGATGGCGTGACCGGAGACATCGACATCGGCGGGTTAGTCAAATCCTCCGACGGAACCCCATCGTTCAACGCAACCGTCGATCAAACCATCACCATCGGTCTAACCTGGAACACCCGTGGGAATTTCGGTGCAGGCGGGATCACTCGCGTCGGAAATCGTTTCATTTGGCCTACGGCGGCTGGCTCTGCGGTTGTCGGGGCGATCCTCGAAACCTCGTCGGAAAATGTTCTCGGATCCACTCGAAAAATTTATGCCAGGCTGAACGACAACGTCACGGTTACGGGGAATGCCACCGCCACGAATGGACTGCACGTCATCGCCGCAAATAATAGCGGGATTGTCACGGTCGGATATTTGGGGGGATCATACCGCGCAGTTGAACACGGGTTGACAACCGCACACCTTCAGGCGGCCTGCTACAACAAAGCAACGAAGACGTTTTTTGTCGCTGGCGTTGGTGGCGTGATTCTGAAATCGCTGGACAACGGAACCACCTGGGCGGCAGTCACAAACGCCCAGACGTGGGACATCTATTCAATGGTTCCATTTGGGAATGGTTTCGTGGCGGTCGGAAACTCCACCACCCAGTATCTGACCTCGTCCGATGGTGTCACTGTGACGACCGGTACCAATACGACGTCACAGGTCCTCCGGGCGGTCTGGATCAATGCTGCCGGAAATTGGCTGGCGGTCGGCGCTTCCAATGCGGCGCTCTGGTACAACGGATCCACGGTCGCTACCGGTAAAAGCACGGGGATGAATGCGTACTCCGTCTATTTTGACGAGGCCACATCCAAATGGTGGGTTGGCGGAACACAGCTATGGTCCACGTCTGATCCGTCCACGTCCGGCACCTACGCGCAGGCCACGCTCCCGTCATCCGGATTCGATGCCTGGACCGGTACTATTGGTGGGATCAACTCCAAGGGCACCTACATGATCCTCTGTAACATCGGAGGTACGCACGTTTTGTTCTCAACCAACTCCGGTACAGCATGGTCGCGACTCGGGTATAATAACGGCCTATGGTTCGGAGACTCGGCATCCATTCGGTTGGGGCTATGATCCGCCGCGCTCGTGGACTCTGGACCCTCCTCCTCAACCTTACCCACGGCAGCGCGTACCAGGAGGGGCAGGGGTGAGCTACATCCTCGGTACCCGGTCACGCGAGAATCTTGTCGGCGTCCATCCCGACCTCGTTCGCGTCGTGCTCCGTGCCATCGAGATCACAGCCCAAGACTTCCAGGTCCACGACGGAGTCCGCACGACCGAGGAGCAAACCGCCCTCGTTGCATCTGGGGCCAGCCAGACCATGGACTCCCGCCACCTGACGGGCCATGCGGTCGACCTGGTTCCGGTAGTCAACGGGAAGCTCCGGTGGGAGATCGTCCCGTGCTGCAAGATCGCGGAGGCGGTGCGCACGGCGGCCAAAGATCTCGACATCGCCATCCGTTGGGGCGCATGCTGGGACGCACGGCTGGACCTGTCGACATCCTCGACCGAGGACATTGTCGCAGGGTACGGGGAGAGGTGCCATCAGCTCGGAAAGCGATGCTTCGTTGATGGCCCTCACTTCGAGCTTCCGAAATCGGAGTACCCATGACCTTTCCGATTTCCAGGATCATCAAGGGTGACGAACGACTCCGTCGAATAGGCGCTCCTGTCCCCGATGGCTATTGGGACATCTCGATCGAGATCAAGCAGCAGGAATGGAACGGGATCGGATCCGACCGTGGCTGGTTGAAGGCGTTGGTCATGCCGACCAACTTCCTTTTCCCCTGGATGCTGGAGGCAAGCCTTCCTCACGACCTCTGGTGGGGCGTGTTCAACGATGGCAAGCGCGAGACCTTCGAGAAGTCCAACTGGGCATGGAAGGACACCTGCTACAAGCTGGCCGACGACTCGTTGAACTGGATGTGGCCCAAGGGATTCCGCGAGACCTTCCGGGATTCCAGGAAGTTCCAGTCCCGGCAGGGGTGGAAGATCCTGATGTCGGACAAGTGCTGGGAGGTTTTCCAGGAGTCGGCACGGCTGGTGGACGAGGGGTCGGAAACTACCGCTTGACCAGGTCATAGAACCTGGTCCTGCTTCCATCAAACCCCGCCATCGTTTCTCCATGAGGCCCACGCCTGTTCTTCGCCACCGACACCATGCGCTCCGTGTCTGGCGACATCGATGCCGGGTCCTGCCATAGGAAGATCACGATGTTCGCATCCTGCTCAATCGCCCCTGACTCCCGTAGGTGGTGGAGTGCAGGCCGCCCCGCCTTTGCGCCATCCCTGGAAAGTTGCGACAGCAGGATCACCGGGATGTCCAGGCTCATTGCCATCAGCTTTGTGCTCCTGGAGATCTTGGCCACCACGTCGTTGCGGCTGTCGCCATCCCCGTCCATGAGCTGGAGGTAGTCGATGCAGACGAGCTCCAGGCCACCACCATTCTTCATGGCCATCGCCTCCGCCTGAAGCTCCGACACCGTCGTGCAGTGCACAATCCGCAGGTTCTTCTCGCGGATCATCATGACCTCGCGGCATGTCGCCCACTCCTGCGGCGTCAGCGTGCGGTTCGCGATCCTGTCGATCGGGATGTTCGTGAGGATGGACATCATGTTCTCGATGAGTTCGTCCTCCGACATCTCCAGGCTGTTGATGAGTACCGGACCCACAAGCGACACGTTGCACGCGATGGCCAGCATCAGCGACGTCTTCCCTGCCCCGGGTGTTGCCCCAATGACGATCTGGTTCGTCCTGCGGATCTGGATGTAGTGGTCGAGGAACTTGAGTCCGGTCTTCAGGCACTTCGGCTTCTCATTGGTGAGGATGCGTCCGGCTGCCGCCATGATGCTTCCAGATCCCGCCGTACGCCCGGCTGCCATGTCCGTCAGGCGGGAGATACCCCTCCATGCTGTCTGGACAAGGTCGATCGCTGATCCGCCCTCCTGGGCCTCCGCAGCCAGCTTTCCGGCGAAGGTGATGGCGGAGCGGGAGATGGAGTGGTCGCGGACGATCTTGGCGTACCCCTGGAGCCCGATGTCGGAGACGTACTCGTCGGCAACCTCCATCAGCCAGTCGTCGCCGCCAACCTCATCCAGGCGGCCCTGGCGGCGTAGCTCCTCAGAGATGACCAGAACATCGCCCCGAAGACCGGAACCCGCCAGGTTGCGTGCGCAGGACCAAAGAACCTGGTGCCTGGGGATGTAGAAGTCGAGAGGGTCGACAGAAGCGAGGATGGCGGGGATGGCCTGGGATCCGCGGACGGCGGCGGCGATGATGGCGCGCTCGGCCGAGATGGAGTGGGGGGAAAGCATCAGTTGTCTCCGAACGGGGCGTAGGGTGCGCGTGCGGCGGTCTCGGCGGCACGGCGGGATGCGATGTAGGCGGGGCCGTGGTCCCGCTTCCAATTGTTCGAGCAGGTCCTGGCGCAACCCTTCCAGTTCTTGATGGGCTTGCCGTCCTTGAACTCCCAGTTGCCCTTCTCGTAGTGGGCGTAGGCGCTCTCGGCGTCAACGGCCGGCCACCAGGGGAACGTCTCCTTGGCGTAGGCATGCCACTCCTCGATGGTTGGTGCTGCTGGGAGCGAGGTTGGAGCTTTACGCTGACGCTGCCTAGCTTCAGCCTTTACGGGCGTGGGTTGTTGCTCCGGTGAGCTGACAGTTTTGCCTTCGCTGACGTTGCTTCGTGTCGCTGCGCTTTGTTCTTCAGAAGTAACAGATGAAGTAACAGATGTATGATCGTTCGCCGTCCCGGACGGCAATCGTCCGCCATCCGCGGCGGCAATCGAATCGGATTCCGGGCGGCAAACGAGAGCCTCCAAAACCTGGAAGTTGATCGAGTACCAGATGGTCGCCAAAGACGCTCCGCGCTTCAGGATTCCACGGCGCTCCTCAAGCACCCCGACCTCACGCAACTTCCTCCTGGCGCTCTCCTGGCGCTCGTTCGTCAGTCCGGTCTGCTTCTCCATCTGATCCTTGGTGCAGTACCACCAGGACTCCTTGTACCAGTTGTTGGACAGGTCCTGCGACGAGATAGCGCTTCCGAGCCAGATGGCGGCGTCCGACCCGAACGAGCGGACGATGTCGGCCGAGACGGCGATCAAGCGGAATTTTGAGGGGATCATCGAAACCTCGAAGATTGGGAGCCAGCCCCTGCGGTAGAAACCCTTCGTCCCCTTCAGGGATCTGGGCGCAGAGGCTGGCTAACCATTCGAACAAGTCATATAGCAGGTCGTTTCTACGCGGCCTGACCCATAGAAGATACTGCCGAAATTTATTTTCCGCAACCCCTTGTTTTCTGCGTACGCATATCGTATATTGTATGGACCAGGAGGGCGGCGAGCCCCGATGGAACCTAAGCCAAACCAGAAACACGGAGAGAACCAGATGTCAGCCACGCCATT is a genomic window of Hyphomicrobiales bacterium containing:
- a CDS encoding AAA family ATPase; the protein is MLSPHSISAERAIIAAAVRGSQAIPAILASVDPLDFYIPRHQVLWSCARNLAGSGLRGDVLVISEELRRQGRLDEVGGDDWLMEVADEYVSDIGLQGYAKIVRDHSISRSAITFAGKLAAEAQEGGSAIDLVQTAWRGISRLTDMAAGRTAGSGSIMAAAGRILTNEKPKCLKTGLKFLDHYIQIRRTNQIVIGATPGAGKTSLMLAIACNVSLVGPVLINSLEMSEDELIENMMSILTNIPIDRIANRTLTPQEWATCREVMMIREKNLRIVHCTTVSELQAEAMAMKNGGGLELVCIDYLQLMDGDGDSRNDVVAKISRSTKLMAMSLDIPVILLSQLSRDGAKAGRPALHHLRESGAIEQDANIVIFLWQDPASMSPDTERMVSVAKNRRGPHGETMAGFDGSRTRFYDLVKR
- a CDS encoding M15 family metallopeptidase, with product MSYILGTRSRENLVGVHPDLVRVVLRAIEITAQDFQVHDGVRTTEEQTALVASGASQTMDSRHLTGHAVDLVPVVNGKLRWEIVPCCKIAEAVRTAAKDLDIAIRWGACWDARLDLSTSSTEDIVAGYGERCHQLGKRCFVDGPHFELPKSEYP